The DNA segment AAAATTTTCTGTTCTAATAGGCACTATGATTAACTTCCTCATTTTAAGGTGGTTTTTctattactatatattttaatattgagtctgtgtaatctttatttttcaagtgacagaacaaaactcgTGGCATGCAGATGTTATCTAAGCATTTGACTATAAATTTTAGATTTCATTAATTCTTCTCtctgaatatgtttttaaaaatatctatcttCCCCTTAATTTTTGGACCACCAGTAAACAGAGATTATTGTGATCATTAACCTgttttgtctgttgtttttcttattttttaaccatcattgtatttcattattttacagtAATTGTTTTGCCTATTTAATAACTGACATTAATTGTGGACCTGTAGCTTGCTGAGTGTTATACTGATTTTTACACTAGGTTGTGTGAGATAACCCAGAGAACAGGCATATCTTTATCCTCAAGAAGCATATAGTCTATATGTAGAGTACACAGAAtgcacagaaaaagcatttgaaacatttttaaagcaaattctaaAGAAAATTGGGATGAGAAAACTCCCAAAGAGCCTTTAGGAACATAGCATTTAAGGGGTAAACAGACAAGAGGCATATGTAAGTTCACTGAGAAAGAGTAATTAAGTGGACAGAAACACTGGGAGATGGAGGAGAAACTTTCAGAAGGTATGGAAGAAAAGATAGGAATGTTGACTGGTTTTCAAATATGAATGATAGCTTAAGAGTGAGgggtctttttgtctttttataataACATGAAATGACTTGGGGAAGGTGTTCAGCTAAGGGAAATAACCGTAAGAGAAGAACTGATTCAGAAAAATCCGGGATAAAACTGGAGAGATACCCTGGTCTTGGAGAGGATATGATCAGGAACCCAGGTTGGAGGGATTCACTTTGAGTTTCCTTTCAGaatggagagaaggagggaatgaTGGGGAGAGATACAAGGAAGTTTTTAGATGTTGGGGAAGAATGTTAGGAAGTGTTTGTCCATTTTCTCTATGAGTCAGCGTGTTGTATTGAAAGGAAAGGGGGAGGTTGTTGGAAAGGGAATTTTAGGAAAACAGTGAAGTTCTGAAATAATCTTTGTGAGAAAGTGAGAGGAAGGAGGGATGTGGTTGCTGCTCAGGAGCAATAAAACAATTTTGAGCAACAGCAGGGCCACAACTGCAGTGGAGACAGTGAAATTATAGAAGCACCATGTTGGTTTGGTATTTTGTTAGTGACTCTTCTTACATGTATTCTTCATCTTTCCACCTATTTTCTTTTCACAGGTTCAGGAGTCCTTGCAGGCTATGGGGAGTAGTGCTGATAGTTGTGACAGTGAGACAACAGTTACGTCACTTGGTGAAGACCTTGCCACACCAACAGCACAAGACCAGCCTTATTTTAATGAATCAGAGGAGGAGTCTCTTGTCCCTCTTCAGAAGGGACTAGAGAAGGCAGCAGCAGTTGCAGACAAAAGAAAATCAGGTAGCCAGGATTTCCCTCAGTGCAACACCATTGAGAATCCAGGAACTAAACAGTCCACCTGTAGTCCAGGGGATCATATCACTGAAATTACTGAAGTGGAAGAGGATTTGTTTCCAGCAGAGACAGTAGAGCTACTGAGGGAAGCAAGTGCTGAAAGTGATGTGGATAAAAGCAGTGAAAGTGAATTTACCCAGTATACCACACACCATATTCTGAAATCATTGGCTTCTATTGAAGCTAAATGCAGTGATATGAGCTCTGAAAATACAACTGGGCCTCCCTCTTCCATGGACAGAGTTAATACAGCTTTGCAAAGAGCTCAGATGAAGGCTTGCAGTCTGTCTAATCAAAGGATGGGGCGTAGCCTGCTAAAATCAAAAGATTTGTTAAAACAAAGGTACTTATTTGCAAAAGCTGGCTATCCTCTAAGAAGGTCTCAGTCTTTACCAACCACCTTATTGAGCCCAGTAAGGGTTGTGTCCTCTGTCAATGTTCGATTATCTCCAGGAAAAGAGACCAGATGCAGCCCACCTTCCTTCACCTATAAGTACACACCTGAAGAGGAGCAGGAATTGGAAAAGCAGGTGATGGAACATGATGGTCAGTCTTTAGTTAAATCGACCATTTTCATCTCTCCATCATCTGTGAAGAAAGAAGAAGCCCCCCAGAGTGAGGCGCCGCGGGTGGAGGAATGCCATCATGGAAGGACTCCTACCTGTTCACGGCTTGCTCCACCACCAATGTCTCAGTCTACCTGCTCCCTTCATTCCATCCACTCTGAGTGGCAAGAAAGGCCCCTGTGTGAGCACACAAGAACTCTGAGCACTCACAGTGTTCCCAACATATCAGGGGCTACTTGTAGTGCCTTCGCTTCCCCTTTCGGGTGTCCTTACTCACATAGACATGCCACCTACCCTTACCGAGTGTGCTCTGTGAATCCTCCTTCAGCCATAGAAATGCAGTTGCGAAGAGTATTACATGATATTAGAAACTCACTGCAGAATCTTTCACAGGTATGAGAAAAAGTATATTATcattagcttttttcttttactgctcTGAGCACTTTTTAATTCACAGAGAAGCTAAGGCACATCAAGTATGAACTACCTCAGCTTTATTTTCTGACATGTCTAAACTTAATCTGCATCTGCCTTCCTTTTCTATCTTCCCTCCTGTTTCAAGGGAGAAGCTGTAACTAACCCTGATCAGTCGATTTCTCTGCTCATAAGTCTGTCTCCTTTCCAAGAGGAGAGATTTTTCTCGTTAAGTATCCTCCCATTTTTACTCTATCATCCACTGTCTTTGTTTTAGTCTAGAATCTTTTGtcatttctattattaaaaaatcttcCCTCTTAaagttctttctctctttctctctgctatTTGAACATGTTGACTACCTTTTCCTTTTTCAAGTTTTCTCCCTGTTGGCTTCTGTGGCACCACGTTCTCCTGGTTCTGCTCGTAGCTCTCTGACTAAGCTTTCCCCTTCACCTACTGACCCTCGATGCTGTGCACAGAGTTAGTCTACTTCCACTGGACTCAAAGACTGGAACTACTCCAGaccagaaaataacaaatcaGGTAAAGTGTGAATTTGATTTAAAATGCTCTGTATGTCTTGTCACTTTTAAAGTCATTCTCAGATTTGTTAGTAGACTGGAAATAATTTTcccaaaaaaattttgaaaataagtacGTTGTCTTCAGTTTTGCCTTTTACATTTTCTTGAACATTCTCTCTGAATGAATCGTGTTTAGACAATTGAGGGATTGAAGAAAATGACAATGTAATATAGTCATGAGAGCATTCAACTAAGAGTCAGGAGGCCTAGAATGAATGTAATAGACCTCTTATCATGACATAGTAGACAGGGAGCCACTTGGAAAGTAAAAATCAAAGGTGTAACTTCTCAAGTTATAATAAGATATACCTCCTCTTAACTGTAAGTTTTATCCTCATGACAATTGTCCCCTAACAGTTTTCTGTTTAAACAGAATGTGGGTGTTTCTTATTCCTCCTTACAAAATATAGTTCTGTCTGTGATGGAACTTGCAGCTGTGATTATGTCAAGCTGGGGATTTCCAGGACCCTGTCCACCAGTACCGTGGTGCATCTTTCTTTCTAGGCCACCTAGTTCTTCGGCTCCAGCTGTGGTCTCTTTCTCCTGGATATCCCAGCAATAACTCAGCTAATACATCTCCCCATGCCTACCCCACCCTACACTAGTGGACAGGTGCTTTCTATGATGTGGTCTCTGACTATCTCTCCAGCCTCATTCCTTAGCTGTAGGACTGTGCACAGGTCTCTAAACAGTTGTGTGTTCTTAGGTATCTGCACATGgctgattttgtgttttgttttgtttttctaaaataaaaagatgaagttTCTGTTTCTCGCCCACGTGGAGTgctggagacagcggtgtaatcatggctccctgcagtcttgaactcctgggctcaagtgatcctcctgccttggcctcccaaagtactgggactataAGCCACTTTTTTTTAACCGAGATCACCCAGCCTTTGCCTTTCTTTGCATAATCAAGCCGTAGTTACTGTTAAGGCTCAGTTCAAGTAGTGTTACCGCTTTTGGGAAAGTTCACGTAATCTGAATTTTTCTGTGTCCATCATAGCACTCCTTCCACagtattagaatttttttaaaatttcctttatttttctttacactgTGAGAACACCTGAAGGCTGGGAATaccttttatgtttttatctcACTGCCTAAAATAGTGGCATATAGGAAATGCTAAGATGTCTGAGAAAGACGACATTGATTGCTTGCTCTCCAGCAAAGTTAATAATCACTATAATCTCATGATGATATTTGCAATGGCTTCTACATTTTTgcgttttgattttgttttttttagtttcaCAAGAGGGAAGTCCTGAAAGAAATAGATGTGAACTATGTTCCTTCGCCTCCTCCTCCCACATAGATTGACTTATACCTGGAACAGCTAGCAGTATTAGGTGTCATTGggaactgatttcttttttcctgcttaCAATATGAAGGTTTTTTGGATCCTTTTgtcttaaagagaaaaatatataggcCCCAAATTCTGCCTTTTAACCCCTTAAGTGATTTGGAAGTATTCACTTTAACATTGGTTTTAATcctacttttacttttttgaagTACCCTATGATGAGAGGACCTGATCCTGCTGCTGCTCCATATAGTACTCAGAAATCATCTGTTCTACCTCTTTATGAAGTAAGTTCTTTCTTACATCTTTGTGTTCCGAAATAATCTGTAGAATTTAGAAGTGTAATTTTGTTATATTGCATTCTAGAATACTTTTCAGGAGCTCCAGGTAATGAGGCGGAGCCTGAATTTGTTTAGAACACAAATGATGGATTTAGAATTGGCAATGCTGCGTCAGCAAACCATGGTTTATCATCATATGACTGAGGAGGAGAGGTAAAAGTTCATTTTGTCTTAGCACACCTCAAAAAGCTTTTCATTCAAAGTCTTCTcaacttatattttttaaaattaggttttgATTCCACTGCTGTGTACCTTGTATCTGTTTTGTGAACCAGTGTAGATAAGATTAGTCATAGATAGTGTTTTACTAAGTAAACTTGTATGCCTTCAGTATCCTAAGGGTAGTGGTAACCTGCTTTCCCGTGTTTGAGATATTTGTGAGAGGATAGGGGAAGAAAGACCAATGTCCTTGTGGATACACCTATTGTAGTTGATATTGTACTAATTTCTAGAACCTGAGATTTCCATGCCTTCTGTTAGCATATAGTAGTTGTTGAAAGATTTGTGAttaggaatctccaaactgcatttttcaaattttgtgcCCTTCACCATACCAATAGGTTTGAAGTTGATCAGCTCCAGGGTTTGAGAAATTCAGTCCGAATGGAACTTCAGGACCTGGAACTGCAGCTGGAAGAGCGCCTGCTGGGCCTGGAGGAGCAGCTTCGTGCTGTGCGCATGCCTTCACCCTTCCGCTCCTCCGCACTCATGGTACGCTACCTGGAGGGTGGTCGGAGTTTTCACCAAAGGTTTATTTATAATGTTCCAATAATTTAGGATGTGTGCCTTCATTTCAAGTCATTTATTTTAATGGTATTAAAAGCATGCATACTGTTTAAGGAGCTTTCCCACAAATCAGTTGAATGTACAATTTGTAATAATTGTCATAAAtagtatatttagaaatatgttgaaaatttttaatgataaattaaTAACAGGAAAGAATAAGGGCTTATACGAAAGTTgagggtttttaaaggaaaaatgatagTGAATTAACATATGAGTAATGTAAATTTTAATTGTTACATGTAACTGCAGAGAACACAGATGCatattttgctcactttttttttctttcatgcctttaaataaaaagtgttccttttaaactttttctttattttggattcttttccatttgtttttaaaggaatCAAATGATACCTGtatattttcatacatatatatacatacacatacatatatgtattttcctaaatatatagatatatatccaagagaataaaaagaaacatgtttttgtACCACTTTTCATACTTCTAATGTTTCTTTCCATGACATTTGAACTTCAACAGTTGTATTCttatttttgcaaatatctttGAAGTTGTAGAATATGTTGCTTTGAAATGCTGAAATAGTGAATTATTCTTTGTTACCTTAACAATGTATTtgattttgttaaaaagaaatggatgaatatacacacatacaattatgtgtgtatatactataAATGAAGTAGAATAAACATTggtgtataaacacatatatgtatagcATAGACTAAGGATGTTCTGTATTGCTAATGAATGTACTTTTCAACATGGTTTTGATTTATCATTCTGAGAAGTGTATGTTGGTGACAGGGGAGAACTAGAACATCCTTTTTGCATATTGTATCAGTTTTAACTCACAGTAATGCATTTTATGGGATCTGTGACACTTGAGGGTAACCTTTGTGACATAAAGGGATGCTTCCAGGCACTAATTAgccaattaattttattataaaagtcttgtgatttgaaaaaatatatatgtacattataattatatatgcatgtatgtatatatacacacacatatacatatttatattgttCTTACCTTTTCAGGGAATGTGTGGCAGTAGAAGCGCTGATAACTTGTCATGCCCTTCTCCATTGAATGTAATGGAACCAGTAAGCTTCTTTCCTCTTAAATCACTGGGGAAGGGAATGATACAACATTTCAGACACATAGTTTCCCTAGTTTAgatgaaatatatgtttattttaaatacataatttgaTAAATTATAGTTGATTGGAAGTGACTTTCACCTTTGAAAGTCCATTGCTGTCTGAAGCCACTAGAAAGCCACCTGAATTGCAATAGTGATTTATCTTTCTGACTAAAGGAGGTAATGCACCATAAAAACatgtacagtggctcatgcctgtaatcccagcactttatttaaatggttgaggtggaaggattgcttcaagccaggagtttgagaccagcctagtcaacaaaatgagaccctttctctacagaaaatttaaaaatcagccaggcatggtgatatgtgcctgtagtcccagttactcaggaggctgaggcgggaggattgcttgaggccaggagctcaaggctacagtgagctatgattgtgccactgcactccagcctgggtgacagagcaagaccctgtctttaaaaaataataggccaggtgtggtggctcatgcctgtaatcccagcattttgggaggctgaggcaagtggatcacctgaggtcaggagttgaagaccagcctgaccaacatggtgaaaccgcatctctactaaaaatacaaaaattagctgggcatggtggcaggcatctgtaatcccagctacttgggaggctgaggcaggagacttgcttgaacccgggaggcggaggttgcagtgagccgagatcaagccattgcactccagcctgggtgacagagtgagactccatctcaaaaaaaaaaaattgatttttaatttacatttcaggAGACATGTGCTTTCACAGTTTGATCCTGGTTCTTTAGGTAGGTAGAGCTGTAACATGACCACGTTTTTAACAGAAATCTGTCTTTATTGTGTTAGACAGATTGGTTCATTTGGGGGCAAAAGCACTATGAGTAACTATTTTTCACTAGTTACTCTTCCTTACAAGTGATTTGGACACCTTGGTGGTAACAAGTAAAATTTCATCCTACTATGTATTCTCTTTACCTGTTTTGTTGCTTCATCTCAATaggaatttaaattttacttactgtttttgcaaataaaattgaGTAGTTATTAAATTAATGGAATAGATTTATGTCTTTACAAATTACCTGATTTTAGGCAATAATAACAATCAGGACTTTAACCTTTTTAGCTACCAATCTTAATTCCAAGAGAgaagaataacatttttttaTGATCTCCAGGTCACTGAACTGATGCAGGAGCAGTCATACCTGAAGTCTGAATTGGGCCTGGGACTTGGAGAAATGGGATTTGAAATTCCTCCTGGAGAAAGCTCAGAATCTGTTTTTTCCCAAGCAACATCAGAATCATCTTCTGTATGTTCTGGTCCCTCTCATGCTAACAGAAGAACTGGAGTACCTTCTACTGCCTCAGTGGGCAAATCCAAAACCCCATTAGTGGCAAGGAAGAAAGTGTTCCGAGCATCGGTGGCTCTAACGCCAACAGCTCCTTCTAGAACAGGCTCCGTGCAGACACCTCCAGATTTGGAAAGTTCTGAGGAAGTTGATGCAGCTGAAGAAGCCCCAGAAGTTGTAGGACCTAAATCTGAAGTGGAAGAAGGACATGGAAAACTCCCATCAATGCCAGCTGCTGAGGAAATGCATAAAAATGTGGAGCAAGATGAGTTGCAGCAAGTCATACGGGAGGTGGGTAAAATCtgtgtttcattcatttatttggagGTATATGTTAGAGGAGATTTTGTCTGAATATTAATTATTTACAGAATGTTCTTTCGATTCACTGTATTCAATAATTTTCACAGAGCTTTTAAATTAGCTTTCCTGTTGATCAAGTTTGTGTCAATTAAGATATATTTGTAATGGCATTTCTGCAAATTTCATACTCTAATGTGAAATAATTACAATTCTCTGTGTTCAGTATGGTGAAAAAGATATGTGAAGGACTCAAAATAAACATGACGTACTCTTTGGACCTCTTGTTTCCACATCTACAAAATGAGGATTTACAGTTTAGATCTCTTCGAGGATTAAAAACTGCATTTtatagctggacgtggtggcatgtgcctgtagtcccagctactcgggaggctggggtaggagaattgcttgaacccgggaggcggaggttgcagtgagccaagaccatgccattgcactccagcctgggcagcagagcaagactccatctcaaaaaaaaagaaactgcatttTATAATTTCACTTGATAGGAGAAAATGATTTTGTGATTTTAATAAGTATAAATAGATTGATTTGGTTTGGTGttttttattcaaaaatcaaaatatactAAGAAAAGAGGGTTTGCCCTAGGTGATAGCAGCATAAGAACTTGAAGAATTACCATAGTTATGGATGACCAAAAGAACTGCAAAAGGAAATTACATATGATTAGTAGTGAAAGTTCAAAAGTTgagaaaattagtaaaataaatgttttttgcaCTGAGATCAGGTAATAGGAAGGAATAGAATATATCGTTTAAACAGCTCAATGCAATTATCTCTGTTTACCTAGTAGTATTCTGTGGATTAAATTGTACATAAGCAAATGTGAAATTTGCTGTATGTGCTGTTCTCTAGTATTTCAATCATGTTGAATCAAATCACATTTTCAAAACAAGCATTATAGCAGAAGACTTCAtatctgtaatttattttcatgATATGACTCTACCAACTAAATGTTTAAAAGGTCTTAattctataaatttatttttcctacaaatgtaattatttttgtaaattggTTTTGGCTGCCTAATGTTTAGCAAACTCAGCATTCACCCTACTCGGTCAGGTGTGTCTATGATTAATAATCCATTCCTGTTTACATGTTTTATATCAAAGATCAGTTTTTGAGTGAAATTATGTAATTATTCTTCTCCACACTATATTTGCTAACTGAGGAAGCGGGttttaaggtaattttttttttctagaaatgtgaTGGTTTTGCTCCCCTTAGCTTGCTTTGGTATGAAAGTTTTCTTTGAAAACTTTATATTgctcttttaaaacaaatattccaTTCAATGCACACTTGAATcctcatttttagaattttaatggCCTGATATGTCCTGTAGGTGATTTCCTAAGAATAAAGTGTTCATTTCAGACTAGAACATTGATTCTTTGGCTTATAAGACATAGCATATAGAAAATTTAGTTATTCCCATTAGGCTGCCTTGGTCCTAGAGaattaatcatttaaaagaaCTTCTCATTAAATATGAAAGATTTTATAATTTGCAAACACTTAAGCTGGTATGCAAGGCAAATGTTCAAAGAatttttcagaatttgttatttaaACCATTAATTAGAAACTACTTAGTTCTGAATTTGGCATAGGCTTGAGGAAATTGGGtttaacatttattcttttactgTCTACAAAGGACCTACCCAGCAAAATATGTATAGATCAAACAAGGCATAAGAGGAGTATTGTTGTacttaagaaaacaaattatttttaagtactttaaaagcatatttaataGTTTAATGCcagttataatttaaaaaataatttatgttaataTTCTCTTAGTTACAATAGTTTTCTgtttataaagtatttaaaatttagtttggTTTTTATTCCAGTCATTCAAATTGGTAACCTTTTTACCTAAATACATACTGTACTaaattccaatttttttaaatcttggtgTACAGCtaccaagaaaattaaattagattCTGTCTTCCTAGCAGATCTGAGCCCCTAATCCCATTAACAAAGCCACCATTCAGGAAGGCAAGATTTAATCTTGGGTTGAACAGTTTTGCAGGTGAGGATTAAGCATGTTTGGCAGGCACTTTCAGGAAAGTTTTCTTACTGCGTTCATGGATGCATGAAAACAATGGTATCTGTCAGGCCTTTGTTTCTTTCGTTGTACCATTAAgtgaggtttttaaaaagagggtTTTCATCATTTATAATGTGTTAATACAGTAGAATTCTTTTTTTGAAGGACAACATTGAAAGTCTTTTCAGACAAATATTTAATACACTAATTACATAGCTAAACTTTTGTCATATTAAAGATACCTCTTTTCTGCATGTGCATTGTACTAGGAAAAAAGTACACACTGTCTTAAAATTTGCCCAAGTCATCTGTGATGTATGTGATCAGTGGCCTGAAACTGTTTGcagttactttaaaaatgtataaatgtgtgtAAATAAAAAGATTACTTAATAGGATGAATGAATACATGCCCACAGAAGCCAATTCAGCAAAATTAAATGTCAAGGAGTAAACATAGATTGCTTTGTGTTTAGAGAGTTATTTGTTAATTAGAGTTCATAGACTTGATTCATGCCTTTTGGGATCTTTATTAGAGCACGTCTGACATGTTTTACCCATGTATTTTGGTAAATACACAGCTTGCTCATGTGTTCTTATGGAAATTTCTTTTAGTGATCACTTGTAATAGCTGCCacttagtaggcactcaataagtgCATAATAAGTGGATGTGTTCCCACATACTTCAGACTTGTAGTCAGTCTTTTTGTATTGTCGATCAGCATGACTTTCTCAATCTCAGGTAGTCTGTATTTAGCCTACATTTTTTTGGAAATTATGCTCATAAAGGTAATTTTACCATCCATCCCAGGGTAGTTTCCTCACTTCTAATCCTTCCAACCTCTCCATAGCATGGGAGACTTTAGAACTAAATTATTTGtccatgcatttattcattcaataaattaataaagacaTTGTATCATTTTCAGGGCCATTTTATCTGTAGTCTGCTTTcgtttttctgctttctcttcctttttgtgTCTGATATTGTCTCTCACCCTTGTGCTTTCTCACTCtctcattgattcattcattcagacaCTTACTGAGTTCTTCCTGTATGCTGAGATACACTGATAAATGAGACCTGACCTGCTCGCTGAAGGAGCTCACAGTACACCTTCCATCTGACCTCACCCTTCCTATTCTGATTCCCTTCTACTCTCTAGAGGGAACTGTCTTGGCAGTCAGGCTCCATTATACTCCCCTCTTATTTGAGACCGTCTTGCTACAGAGTTTTCTATCTCCACTGTCATCTGAAAttgttctttctttgttgtgACATACCATGTAAAAGCTGCCATTCTCTGAGAATTTTGTCCCACACTAGTCTCtcatttatcaaaattttttgTACTTATGTCATTAATGAATCAatacattatttttcctttagtaTTTTATGAAACCGacgaggtgcggtggctcacgcctgtaatcacagcagtttgggaggccgaggtgggcggatcacctgaggtcaggagtttgagatcagcctggccaacatggtgaaaccccatctctactaaaaatacaaaaattagccaggtgtggtggtaatcccagctatgcaggaggctgaggcaggagaattacttgaacgtgggaggcagaggttgcagtgagccgagattgcgcccctacactccagtctggatgacacagcaagactctatcacaaaaataaataaataagaaatatattttatgaaacagTATTCATTTTGTGTCCATTGAGATTATATCATGCTTGATGGTAGAGATTCTTTTATACTTTATTACAATaatgcctgtactcccaaaaAAGATTGGCACACATTCCTGGTTTGTCAAGAATACATTTTGgcgactgggcgcggtggctcacgcctgtaatcccagcactttgggaggccaaggcgggtggatcatgaggtcaggagatcgagaccatcttggctaacatggtgaaaccccgtctctactaaaaatacaaaaaattagctgggcgtggtggcgggtgcctgcagtcccagctactcaggaggctgaggcaggagaatggcgtgaacccaggaagcggagcttgcagtgagccgatattgtaccactgcactccagcctgggtgacagagtgagaatccatctcaaaaaaaaaaaaaaaaaagaatacattttggcTAGTTTGTTTTTTGAGTGATGAAGAATAATGAGATATaataaaatggccatattgcatTGGTAGCAGGACTGGAAAGACTATACTCATTGTTGTGAATATAGATTTGCAGTGGTCCTAATTCAGTATGttgtatttctgtttatatactgtGACTAAGagattctggtttttaaaatatttgtatccaACACATACTTGTTTGAAAAGTAAATCTGAAGTGCTGTGTGCTTCAGAGTCTTTTGATGTTGTTTAAAGTTTAGAAATATTGATAAAAGGTAAAGTGAAAAGCTtatagtatttaaatatattccagTACAGACGGTTGGTAGCTAAGgagtgttttgtttctttaaataacGATGTATAAATCTATGTATTGTGTACCAATTTTGCATGATAGACTAATACAGGACCATTTTTGGAAAGATTATAGTTAAGATGTGTTTGAGATGTACTTAGGAACATTTTAGGAAATAAATCAATTTGGCTGACGGAAACTGGaaatgtagaatttttaaaagcttgttgAGAGTATCTTGAGTGCTTATTTGGGAACACATTATCACTTTATTTCAGGAAATACACATTTATAGCTTTCACAAAGGGCTATTTAAAAGTGATGCTGTATCA comes from the Pan troglodytes isolate AG18354 chromosome 13, NHGRI_mPanTro3-v2.0_pri, whole genome shotgun sequence genome and includes:
- the ITPRID2 gene encoding protein ITPRID2 isoform X2, whose product is MDRPLSSSAEAEEELEWQVASRRRKAWAKCRSSWQASETEDLSTEATTQDEEEDEEEDLPGAQLPAAGGRGNVPNEKIAIWLKDCRTPLGASLDEQSSSTLKGVLVRNGGSFEDDLSLGAEANHLHESDAQIENCNNILAKERRLQFHQKGRSMNSTGSGKSSGTVSSVSELLELYEEDPEEILYNLGFGRDEPDIASKIPSRFFNSSSFAKGIDIKVFLSAQMQRMEVENPNYALTSRFRQIEVLTTVANAFSSLYSQVSGTPLQRIGSMSSVTSNKETDPPPPLTRSNTANRLMKTLSKLNLCVDKTEKGESSSPSPSAEKGKILNVSVIEESGNKNDQKSQKIMKKKESSSMLATVKEEVSGSSAAVTENADSDRISDEANSNFNQGTENEQSKETQSHESKLGEESGIVESKLDSDFNISSHSELENSSELKSVHISTPEKEPCAPLTIPSIRNIMTQQKDSFEMEEVQSTEGEAPHVPATYQLGLTKSKRDHLLRTASQHSDSSGFAEDSTDCLSLNHLQVQESLQAMGSSADSCDSETTVTSLGEDLATPTAQDQPYFNESEEESLVPLQKGLEKAAAVADKRKSGSQDFPQCNTIENPGTKQSTCSPGDHITEITEVEEDLFPAETVELLREASAESDVDKSSESEFTQYTTHHILKSLASIEAKCSDMSSENTTGPPSSMDRVNTALQRAQMKACSLSNQRMGRSLLKSKDLLKQRYLFAKAGYPLRRSQSLPTTLLSPVRVVSSVNVRLSPGKETRCSPPSFTYKYTPEEEQELEKQVMEHDGQSLVKSTIFISPSSVKKEEAPQSEAPRVEECHHGRTPTCSRLAPPPMSQSTCSLHSIHSEWQERPLCEHTRTLSTHSVPNISGATCSAFASPFGCPYSHRHATYPYRVCSVNPPSAIEMQLRRVLHDIRNSLQNLSQYPMMRGPDPAAAPYSTQKSSVLPLYENTFQELQVMRRSLNLFRTQMMDLELAMLRQQTMVYHHMTEEERFEVDQLQGLRNSVRMELQDLELQLEERLLGLEEQLRAVRMPSPFRSSALMGMCGSRSADNLSCPSPLNVMEPVTELMQEQSYLKSELGLGLGEMGFEIPPGESSESVFSQATSESSSVCSGPSHANRRTGVPSTASVGKSKTPLVARKKVFRASVALTPTAPSRTGSVQTPPDLESSEEVDAAEEAPEVVGPKSEVEEGHGKLPSMPAAEEMHKNVEQDELQQVIREVGMDPISCVILELSMICTGGGVICALEDTCC
- the ITPRID2 gene encoding protein ITPRID2 isoform X1: MDRPLSSSAEAEEELEWQVASRRRKAWAKCRSSWQASETEDLSTEATTQDEEEDEEEDLPGAQLPAAGGRGNVPNEKIAIWLKDCRTPLGASLDEQSSSTLKGVLVRNGGSFEDDLSLGAEANHLHESDAQIENCNNILAKERRLQFHQKGRSMNSTGSGKSSGTVSSVSELLELYEEDPEEILYNLGFGRDEPDIASKIPSRFFNSSSFAKGIDIKVFLSAQMQRMEVENPNYALTSRFRQIEVLTTVANAFSSLYSQVSGTPLQRIGSMSSVTSNKETDPPPPLTRSNTANRLMKTLSKLNLCVDKTEKGESSSPSPSAEKGKILNVSVIEESGNKNDQKSQKIMKKKESSSMLATVKEEVSGSSAAVTENADSDRISDEANSNFNQGTENEQSKETQSHESKLGEESGIVESKLDSDFNISSHSELENSSELKSVHISTPEKEPCAPLTIPSIRNIMTQQKDSFEMEEVQSTEGEAPHVPATYQLGLTKSKRDHLLRTASQHSDSSGFAEDSTDCLSLNHLQVQESLQAMGSSADSCDSETTVTSLGEDLATPTAQDQPYFNESEEESLVPLQKGLEKAAAVADKRKSGSQDFPQCNTIENPGTKQSTCSPGDHITEITEVEEDLFPAETVELLREASAESDVDKSSESEFTQYTTHHILKSLASIEAKCSDMSSENTTGPPSSMDRVNTALQRAQMKACSLSNQRMGRSLLKSKDLLKQRYLFAKAGYPLRRSQSLPTTLLSPVRVVSSVNVRLSPGKETRCSPPSFTYKYTPEEEQELEKQVMEHDGQSLVKSTIFISPSSVKKEEAPQSEAPRVEECHHGRTPTCSRLAPPPMSQSTCSLHSIHSEWQERPLCEHTRTLSTHSVPNISGATCSAFASPFGCPYSHRHATYPYRVCSVNPPSAIEMQLRRVLHDIRNSLQNLSQYPMMRGPDPAAAPYSTQKSSVLPLYENTFQELQVMRRSLNLFRTQMMDLELAMLRQQTMVYHHMTEEERFEVDQLQGLRNSVRMELQDLELQLEERLLGLEEQLRAVRMPSPFRSSALMGMCGSRSADNLSCPSPLNVMEPVTELMQEQSYLKSELGLGLGEMGFEIPPGESSESVFSQATSESSSVCSGPSHANRRTGVPSTASVGKSKTPLVARKKVFRASVALTPTAPSRTGSVQTPPDLESSEEVDAAEEAPEVVGPKSEVEEGHGKLPSMPAAEEMHKNVEQDELQQVIREIKESIVGEIRREIVSGLLAAVSSSKASNSKQDNH